The Henckelia pumila isolate YLH828 chromosome 2, ASM3356847v2, whole genome shotgun sequence genome includes a window with the following:
- the LOC140883644 gene encoding probable small nuclear ribonucleoprotein G, translating to MSRSGQPPDLKKYMDKKLQIKLNANRTVVGTLRGFDQFMNLVIDNTVEVNGDEKTDIGMVVLRGNSVVTVEALEPVARAQ from the exons ATGAGCAGATCAGGCCAACCCCCAGATCTCAAGAA GTACATGGACAAGAAGCTACAGA TAAAGCTGAATGCCAACCGTACAGTGGTCGGAACCCTTCGTGGTTTCGATCAGTTTATGAACCTGGTGATAGACAACACTGTTGAAGTGAATGGAGATGAGAAAACCGATATTGGAATGGTG GTTCTCAGAGGAAACAGTGTGGTTACTGTTGAAGCTCTTGAGCCGGTGGCCCGAGCACAATGA
- the LOC140878125 gene encoding uncharacterized protein, with the protein MSNRMNAQLSHLNMIIEAGDVQCLVNLRMNRNAFGRLCYLLMNFGGLTDSRYVRVQEKVAMCLSILAHHKKNRVTSHDYMRSGHTISAHFHEVLLALLKLHPLLLIKPTPVDANCDNETWKWFEGCLGALDGTHIGAHVPAKEKAKYRNRKGNITINVLAVCDRNMNFIYALTGWEGSAADSRVLRDSLTRSNPFKVPRGCYYLCDNGYANTEGFLTPYRRVRYHRDAWGNRASAPQDYRELFNWRHSQARNIIERSFGLLKKRWVILRSPSFYPVDVQNDIILACILLHNFVRTQMPDDSTEEFEEDFGSPVQEPEHDFISTFQSSNEWDNWRDGFAMSMWNQYH; encoded by the exons ATGTCGAACAGAATGAATGCTCAATTGAGCCATTTGAATATGATTATTGAAGCTGGAGATGTTCAATGTTTGGTTAActtgaggatgaatcgaaatgCCTTTGGGAGATTGTGTTATCTTTTAATGAACTTTGGAGGGTTAACAGACTCTCGATACGTGCGAGTGCAAGAGAAGGTAGCAATGTGTTTGTCCATATTGgcacatcataaaaaaaatcgGGTCACGAGTCATGATTACATGCGTAGTGGACATACAATAAGTGCTCACTTTCATGAAGTACTACTTGCGTTGTTGAAGTTACACCCGTTGCTTCTGATAAAGCCTACCCCAGTCGATGCAAATTGCGACAATGAAACTTGGAAATGGTTCGAG GGTTGCCTAGGTGCGTTGGATGGCACACATATTGGTGCACATGTTCCTGCTAAAGAAAAGGCTAAGTACAGAAACAGAAAAGGAAATATTACGATTAATGTGTTGGCAGTTTGTGATCGAAATATGAACTTCATTTATGCTCTTACTGGCTGGGAGGGATCTGCGGCTGATTCAAGAGTTTTAAGAGACTCCTTGACCCGATCGAATCCATTCAAAGTTCCACGAG GTTGTTATTATCTGTGTGACAACGGGTACGCTAATACAGAGGGATTTTTGACTCCGTACAGACGAGTAAGGTATCATAGAGATGCTTGGGGAAACCGAGCATCTGCACCACAAGATTACCGTGAGCTATTCAATTGGAGACACTCTCAAGCACGAAATATCATTGAAAGATCATTTGGATTGCTGAAAAAGAGATGGGTCATTCTTCGTAGTCCATCGTTCTATCCCGTGGACGTTCAAAATGATATCATACTTGCTTGTATTCTCTTACACAATTTTGTCCGTACACAAATGCCAGATGATTCGACAGAGGAGTTTGAAGAGGATTTTGGTAGTCCAGTACAAGAGCCAGAACATGATTTCATAAGTACCTTTCAATCATCAAACGAGTGGGACAATTGGAGAGATGGATTTGCAATGTCGATGTGGAACCAATATCATTAA
- the LOC140881320 gene encoding rho GTPase-activating protein 1-like gives MTVMLPSHSSSITCVAPTNNDALPQQTFLNPVALYRRNNNCSDNYNTGTQILGVGGGEKGDQLSVLAVLVTVFRRSLVGCRNTSCELEEQLMEIGVPTNVRHVAHVTFDRFDGFLGLPVEFEPEVPRRPPSASTRVFGVSTESMQLSFDSRGNCVPTILLMMQRRLYSQGGLQSEGIFRINAENGQEEYVREQLNNGMIPENIDVHCLAGLIKAWFRELPRAILDSLSPEQVMLAQSEDECSHLVSLLPPTESALLDWAINLMADVAQLEYLNKMNARNVAMVFAPNMTHMSDPLTALMYVVQVMNFLKTLVMKTLRAREDSVPDAGRALHLKPSDEDAHHGSLGRVILEANEVSDQDEQVCVGKEPLSENCNANSMSPTKPETSHSTNCFLGSVESTLTDGPDNNLSASRLECEKAAVGNGRTQQKHRRIERKFNNVKKESRNTAAKNKELSIASRLNSRAERVESWR, from the exons ATGACAGTAATGCTGCCTTCACACTCAAGCTCCATTACATGTGTAGCACCTACAAACAATGATGCTTTGCCCCAACAAACCTTTCTTAACCCTGTAGCTTTGTACAGGAGAAATAATAATTGTAGTGATAACTATAATACTGGTACACAAATACTCGGAGTAGGAGGAGGAGAGAAGGGGGACCAGCTCTCTGTTCTGGCAGTTTTGGTGACTGTTTTCAGGAGATCTTTGGTGGGTTGTCGAAATACAAGCTGTGAGCTTGAAGAACAGCTAATGGAGATTGGGGTGCCTACCAATGTGAGGCATGTTGCTCATGTTACTTTTGATAGGTTTGATGGGTTTCTTGGTCTGCCGGTTGAGTTTGAACCTGAAGTTCCCAGAAGGCCACCTAGTGCTAG TACAAGGGTTTTTGGAGTTTCGACGGAGTCGATGCAGCTGTCTTTTGACTCCAGAGGTAATTGTGTTCCTACTATACTCTTGATGATGCAAAGACGCTTGTACTCACAAGGTGGCTTGCAG TCAGAAGGAATCTTCAGGATTAATGCAGAGAATGGCCAGGAAGAGTATGTCCGGGAACAACTAAATAATGGAATGATTCCAGAAAACATTGATGTGCATTGCTTAGCAGGCCTGATTAAG GCTTGGTTTAGAGAACTCCCTAGAGCGATATTGGACTCCCTTTCCCCAGAACAGGTAATGCTGGCTCAATCAGAAGATGAGTGCTCTCATCTTGTTAGTCTCCTTCCTCCGACAGAATCAGCACTACTGGACTGGGCAATCAACCTGATGGCTGATGTTGCTCAGCTTGAATATCTCAACAAAATGAATGCACGGAACGTTGCCATGGTTTTTGCACCCAATATGACTCAT ATGTCCGATCCTTTGACAGCATTGATGTATGTGGTCCAAGTCATGAATTTCCTCAAAACTCTTGTCATGAAAACATTGAGAGCAAGAGAAGATTCGGTACCAGATGCCGGTCGTGCACTGCATTTGAAGCCTTCAGATGAAGATGCCCATCATGGCTCATTGGGACGTGTAATTCTTGAAGCCAATGAGGTGAGTGATCAGGACGAACAAGTTTGCGTTGGCAAAGAACCATTATCAGAAAACTGCAATGCTAACTCTATGTCCCCAACCAAGCCAGAAACTAGCCATTCAACCAATTGTTTCCTTGGTTCTGTCGAGAGCACACTAACTGATGGGCCTGATAATAACCTTTCTGCAAGTAGACTTGAATGTGAAAAAGCTGCTGTTGGGAATGGAAGAACTCAGCAAAAGCATCGGCGGATCGAAAGAAAATTCAATAACGTGAAGAAAGAGTCCAGAAACACTGCTGCAAAAAACAAGGAATTAAGCATTGCTAGCCGCTTAAATTCACGAGCTGAAAGGGTGGAATCTTGGAGGTGA